One Aquamicrobium sp. genomic region harbors:
- a CDS encoding response regulator, producing MTHDAVVPGDDAPHLLVVDDDTRIRTLLRQFLSENGYRVTVAGNAAEARRKLAGLDFDMIVLDVMMPGESGVQLTRSLREEKKVPILMLTALSETDSRVAGLEAGADDYLPKPFDPRELLLRLNNILRRGGPQPAPKVEQIVFGPYTFQIARRELKKNGDLIKLTDREQEILAIFAERAGDTIPRHELIGSDSEVGERTIDVQINRLRRKIERDPSNPVWLQTVRGVGYRLSVE from the coding sequence ATGACGCACGATGCGGTCGTTCCGGGCGACGACGCCCCTCACCTCCTGGTCGTCGACGACGACACGCGCATCCGCACCCTGCTCAGGCAGTTCCTGAGCGAGAACGGCTACCGCGTCACCGTGGCCGGCAACGCCGCCGAGGCGCGGCGCAAGCTCGCCGGGCTCGACTTCGACATGATCGTCCTCGACGTGATGATGCCGGGCGAAAGCGGCGTCCAGCTCACCCGCTCGCTGCGCGAGGAAAAGAAGGTCCCGATCCTGATGCTGACGGCGCTGTCGGAGACCGACAGCCGCGTCGCCGGGCTCGAGGCCGGGGCCGACGATTACCTGCCCAAGCCGTTCGACCCGCGCGAATTGCTGCTGCGGCTCAACAACATCCTACGGCGCGGCGGCCCCCAGCCCGCGCCCAAGGTCGAGCAGATCGTCTTCGGCCCCTATACGTTCCAGATCGCCCGGCGCGAGCTGAAGAAGAACGGCGACCTGATCAAGCTTACCGACCGGGAGCAGGAAATCCTCGCCATCTTCGCCGAGCGCGCCGGCGACACCATCCCGCGCCACGAGCTGATCGGCTCGGATTCGGAGGTCGGCGAGCGCACCATCGACGTCCAGATCAACCGCCTGCGCCGCAAGATCGAGCGCGATCCGTCCAACCCGGTGTGGCTGCAAACGGTTCGCGGCGTCGGATACCGGCTGAGCGTCGAGTAG
- the lgt gene encoding prolipoprotein diacylglyceryl transferase, with protein sequence MSDLLFLPLAALPFPEIDPVIVRIGPLAVHWYGLGYVVGILFAWWYAKRLVANDRLWAGGKAPISGVDIDDFLLSAAAGVVLGGRLGYILFYDFARYIERPGDILAVWQGGMSFHGGLTGVTVAMILFARRRGFSAWSLFDVIAAGVPVGFGLVRLTNFINSELWGRVSDVPWAFVFPNGGPEPRHPSQLYEALLEGLVLFLVLRLLTHSALKLKAPGFVAGAMVAGYGTARILVELFREPDAHIGYLAGGWLTMGMVLSVPMVLIGLWAMLRAKAAAS encoded by the coding sequence TTGAGCGACCTCCTCTTTCTGCCGCTCGCCGCCCTGCCCTTTCCCGAAATCGACCCGGTGATCGTCCGCATCGGCCCGCTGGCGGTCCACTGGTACGGGCTCGGCTATGTCGTCGGCATCCTGTTCGCCTGGTGGTACGCCAAGCGCCTTGTCGCCAACGACCGCCTGTGGGCGGGCGGCAAGGCGCCGATCTCGGGCGTCGACATCGACGATTTCCTGCTCTCGGCGGCGGCCGGCGTCGTCCTCGGCGGCCGGCTCGGCTACATCCTGTTCTACGATTTCGCCCGCTACATCGAGAGGCCCGGCGACATCCTCGCCGTCTGGCAGGGCGGCATGTCGTTCCACGGCGGGCTGACGGGCGTCACCGTCGCGATGATCCTGTTCGCGCGCCGGCGCGGGTTCAGCGCGTGGAGCCTGTTCGACGTCATCGCCGCCGGCGTGCCGGTCGGCTTCGGGCTGGTGCGGCTCACCAACTTCATCAATTCCGAGCTGTGGGGCCGGGTCAGCGACGTGCCCTGGGCCTTCGTCTTCCCCAATGGCGGGCCGGAGCCGCGCCATCCGAGCCAGCTCTACGAGGCGCTGCTCGAAGGGCTCGTCCTGTTCCTCGTGCTGCGGCTCCTCACCCATTCGGCGCTGAAGCTGAAGGCGCCCGGCTTCGTCGCCGGGGCGATGGTCGCCGGCTACGGCACGGCGCGCATCCTCGTCGAGCTCTTCCGCGAGCCGGACGCCCATATCGGCTATCTGGCCGGCGGCTGGCTGACCATGGGCATGGTTCTGTCGGTGCCGATGGTGCTGATCGGCCTGTGGGCGATGCTGCGCGCGAAGGCCGCCGCCTCATGA
- a CDS encoding AAA family ATPase produces the protein MTNENACLPGNPALGESGLAVILSGCSGGGKSTLLDALAARGYIVWPEAGRQIVREEMHLGGDGLPWANAEKFVTLAASRTMYFFNAAEIATRPVFFDRSLVDLTSFLELKGIDVPAHLQRAVETYRYRRDVFVVPPWPDIFAADAERRKSFEDACREYEALVEGYRAAGYGLVEVPRLGVEARADFVLRHLDESVPLRPESR, from the coding sequence ATGACAAACGAAAATGCCTGCCTGCCGGGGAACCCGGCGCTCGGCGAGAGCGGTCTCGCCGTGATCCTGTCGGGCTGCTCGGGCGGCGGGAAATCGACGCTCCTCGATGCCCTGGCGGCGCGCGGCTACATCGTGTGGCCGGAGGCGGGCCGCCAGATCGTGCGCGAGGAGATGCATCTCGGCGGCGACGGCCTGCCATGGGCGAACGCGGAGAAATTCGTCACGCTCGCCGCCTCGCGCACCATGTACTTCTTCAACGCCGCCGAAATCGCGACAAGACCCGTCTTCTTCGACAGGTCGCTGGTCGATCTCACCTCCTTCCTCGAGCTGAAGGGCATCGACGTGCCCGCTCATCTCCAGCGCGCGGTAGAGACCTACCGCTACCGGCGCGACGTGTTCGTGGTTCCGCCGTGGCCCGACATCTTCGCCGCCGACGCCGAGCGCCGGAAATCGTTCGAGGACGCCTGCCGCGAATACGAGGCGCTGGTCGAAGGCTATCGCGCCGCAGGCTACGGGCTGGTCGAGGTGCCGAGGCTCGGCGTAGAGGCGCGCGCCGACTTCGTCCTTCGCCATCTCGACGAGAGCGTCCCCCTTAGGCCGGAATCGAGATGA
- a CDS encoding MarR family winged helix-turn-helix transcriptional regulator, with protein sequence MTGNTTTAHAGTAQSEASQTGERSTEPIRAALSAGDGLDFAIIELLFFAYRDFTSDPDQILAEYGFGRAHHRVVHFVNRRPGLTVAELLDVLKITKQSLARVLKQLLDTGHIVQIQGPRDRRQRELYPTVRGRALALALAAPQSRRIAAALAEAGPDERAVVERFLMGMVNPELREQIAPGTQRAG encoded by the coding sequence ATGACAGGCAACACCACGACAGCCCATGCCGGCACGGCCCAGAGCGAGGCCTCGCAGACCGGCGAACGCAGCACCGAACCGATCAGGGCTGCCCTGTCGGCCGGGGACGGCCTCGACTTCGCCATCATCGAGCTGCTTTTCTTCGCCTATCGCGACTTCACCTCCGATCCCGACCAGATCCTCGCCGAATACGGCTTCGGCCGCGCCCACCACCGCGTGGTCCACTTCGTCAACCGCCGGCCGGGCCTCACGGTCGCCGAGCTTCTCGACGTCCTCAAGATCACCAAGCAGAGCCTCGCCCGCGTGCTCAAGCAGCTGCTGGACACCGGCCATATCGTCCAGATCCAGGGCCCGCGCGACCGCCGCCAGCGCGAGCTCTACCCGACCGTGCGCGGGCGGGCGCTGGCGCTGGCGCTGGCCGCGCCGCAGTCGCGCCGCATCGCCGCGGCGCTGGCCGAGGCCGGGCCGGACGAGCGCGCCGTGGTCGAGCGCTTCCTGATGGGGATGGTCAATCCCGAGCTGCGCGAACAGATCGCACCCGGCACGCAACGGGCAGGATGA
- a CDS encoding accessory factor UbiK family protein, with product MTTGPNRILDEFAKLMTDAAGAAQGVRREVETAFRAQAERLFNSMDMVQREEFEAVREMALKARAENEALSARIAVLEAKLGLAAAAEEPKKPAAKPRAKKAD from the coding sequence ATGACCACCGGACCGAACCGCATTCTGGACGAATTCGCCAAGCTGATGACCGACGCGGCCGGGGCCGCGCAGGGCGTACGCCGCGAGGTGGAGACGGCGTTCCGCGCCCAGGCCGAGCGCCTGTTCAACTCGATGGACATGGTCCAGCGCGAGGAATTCGAGGCGGTGCGCGAGATGGCGCTGAAGGCGCGGGCCGAGAATGAGGCGCTGTCCGCCCGTATCGCCGTGCTCGAGGCGAAGCTCGGGCTCGCCGCGGCCGCCGAAGAGCCGAAGAAGCCGGCCGCGAAGCCCCGGGCGAAAAAAGCCGACTGA
- a CDS encoding M24 family metallopeptidase, giving the protein MALHFDQTEFDARRDRLTIEMAQRKLDALLVFAQESMYWLTGYDTFGFCFFQCLVVKADGQMVLMTRSADIRQARQTSTLDNVVVWTDRDGANPAAELRNLLNDLDLLGCRIGVEYDTHGLTAKNGRLLDEELKTFGTAEDASAIIPRLRLFKSAAEIAKAEKAAALSDDALDAALPLIKQGGDEGAILAAMQGAVFIGGGDYPANEFVIGSGADALLCRYKSGRRKLNKNDQLTLEWAGAFHHYHAPMMRTVLTGKATKRHQELYEAAYDALVACEEAMVPGNTFGDVFDAHARIMEAHGLTRHRLNACGYSVGARFAPSWMEPQMFLAGNPEPIAPGMTLFAHMVVMDSDSGTAMTLGRTYLTSEGAPKPLSRHGLDLIVR; this is encoded by the coding sequence ATGGCGCTGCATTTCGACCAGACAGAATTCGACGCGCGGCGCGACCGGCTCACCATCGAGATGGCGCAGAGGAAGCTCGACGCGCTGCTCGTGTTCGCGCAGGAAAGCATGTACTGGCTGACCGGCTACGACACGTTCGGCTTCTGCTTCTTCCAGTGCCTCGTCGTCAAGGCGGACGGGCAGATGGTGCTGATGACACGCTCGGCCGATATCAGGCAGGCACGCCAGACCTCGACCCTCGACAACGTCGTCGTCTGGACCGACCGCGACGGGGCCAACCCGGCGGCCGAGCTGCGCAACCTGCTGAACGATCTCGATCTTCTCGGCTGCCGCATCGGCGTCGAATACGACACGCACGGGCTGACGGCGAAGAACGGCCGCCTGCTCGACGAGGAGCTGAAGACCTTCGGCACCGCGGAGGACGCCTCCGCCATCATCCCGCGCCTTCGCCTGTTCAAGAGCGCGGCCGAGATCGCCAAGGCGGAAAAGGCGGCCGCGCTTTCCGACGACGCGCTAGACGCGGCGCTGCCGCTCATCAAGCAGGGCGGCGACGAAGGCGCGATCCTGGCGGCGATGCAGGGCGCGGTGTTCATCGGCGGCGGCGACTATCCGGCCAACGAGTTCGTCATCGGCTCGGGCGCGGACGCGCTCCTGTGCCGCTACAAGAGCGGGCGGCGCAAGCTCAACAAGAACGACCAGCTGACGCTGGAATGGGCCGGCGCCTTCCACCACTACCACGCGCCGATGATGCGCACGGTCCTGACCGGCAAGGCGACGAAGCGGCATCAGGAGCTCTACGAGGCCGCGTATGACGCGCTGGTCGCCTGCGAGGAGGCGATGGTGCCGGGCAACACCTTCGGCGACGTGTTCGACGCCCATGCCCGAATCATGGAAGCGCATGGCCTGACCCGCCACCGGCTGAACGCCTGCGGCTATTCGGTCGGCGCGCGCTTCGCGCCGTCGTGGATGGAGCCGCAGATGTTCCTCGCCGGCAATCCCGAGCCGATCGCGCCGGGCATGACGCTGTTCGCGCACATGGTGGTGATGGACTCCGATTCGGGGACGGCGATGACGCTCGGCCGCACCTACCTGACCAGCGAAGGCGCGCCGAAGCCGCTTTCGCGCCACGGTCTCGACTTGATCGTCCGCTGA
- a CDS encoding tRNA-binding protein, with protein MSSEASGAVRPEIGYADFERVDIRIGTVVAAEPYPEARKPAIKLRIDFGPGIGEKKSSAQITRHYTPESLVGRQVMAVVNFPPRQIGKFLSEVLTLGFPDADGEVVLAVVDKSVPNGGKLF; from the coding sequence ATGAGCTCAGAAGCGTCAGGGGCCGTGCGGCCCGAGATCGGCTATGCCGACTTCGAGCGGGTCGACATCCGAATCGGCACCGTCGTCGCGGCCGAGCCGTACCCGGAAGCGCGCAAGCCGGCGATCAAGCTGCGCATCGATTTCGGCCCCGGCATCGGCGAGAAGAAATCGTCGGCCCAGATCACGCGCCACTACACGCCCGAGAGCCTCGTCGGCCGGCAGGTGATGGCGGTGGTGAACTTCCCGCCGCGCCAGATCGGCAAGTTCCTGTCGGAGGTGCTGACGCTCGGCTTCCCCGATGCCGACGGCGAGGTGGTGCTGGCGGTCGTCGACAAGTCGGTCCCGAACGGCGGCAAGCTGTTCTAG
- a CDS encoding ribose-phosphate pyrophosphokinase translates to MKLFAGNSNRVLAEAVARYLNIPLGKASVRRFADQEIFVEIQENVRGEDVFILQSTSFPANDHLMELLIMIDAFRRSSARRITAVIPYFGYARQDRRASGRTPISAKLVANLITQAGADRVLTLDLHAGQIQGFFDIPTDNLFAVPVLARDVKKHYELPNVTVVSPDVGGVVRARALAKRLDALLAIVDKRREKPGESEVMNIIGDVRGKDCLLIDDIVDSGGTLCNAADALLANGATSVTAYITHGVLSGGAVTRITSSKLKELVITDSIQPTSAVEAAPNIRVISIADLIGEAISRTASEQSVSSLFD, encoded by the coding sequence ATGAAGCTTTTTGCGGGCAACTCCAATCGGGTTCTGGCCGAGGCCGTAGCCCGCTATCTCAACATTCCGCTCGGCAAGGCCAGCGTGCGCCGCTTCGCGGACCAGGAAATCTTCGTCGAGATCCAGGAGAACGTGCGCGGCGAGGATGTCTTCATCCTTCAGTCGACCTCCTTTCCGGCCAACGACCACCTGATGGAGCTGCTGATCATGATCGACGCCTTCCGCCGGTCCTCGGCGCGGCGCATCACGGCGGTCATCCCCTATTTCGGCTATGCGCGGCAGGACCGCCGCGCCTCGGGCCGCACGCCGATCTCGGCCAAGCTGGTGGCGAACCTCATCACCCAGGCAGGCGCCGACCGCGTGCTGACGCTCGACCTCCACGCCGGGCAGATCCAGGGCTTCTTCGACATCCCGACCGACAATCTGTTCGCGGTTCCGGTCCTCGCCCGCGACGTGAAGAAGCATTACGAGCTGCCGAACGTGACGGTCGTGTCGCCCGACGTCGGCGGCGTGGTGCGCGCCCGGGCGCTCGCCAAGCGGCTCGACGCGCTGCTCGCCATCGTCGACAAGCGCCGCGAGAAGCCCGGCGAATCGGAAGTGATGAACATCATCGGCGACGTGCGCGGCAAGGACTGCCTGCTGATCGACGACATCGTCGATTCCGGCGGCACGCTGTGCAACGCGGCCGACGCGCTGCTCGCCAACGGCGCGACGAGCGTCACCGCCTACATCACCCATGGCGTGCTTTCGGGCGGCGCCGTGACGCGCATCACCTCCTCCAAGTTGAAGGAGCTGGTGATCACCGATTCGATCCAGCCGACCTCGGCGGTCGAGGCCGCGCCGAACATCCGCGTGATCTCGATCGCCGACCTGATCGGCGAGGCGATCTCGCGCACGGCGAGCGAGCAGTCCGTCTCAAGCCTGTTCGACTGA
- a CDS encoding class I SAM-dependent methyltransferase, which yields MTALKERLRELIAAAGPISVSDYMASCLFDPDAGYYTTREPFGVAGDFTTAPEISQMFGELVAVWAYSAWAAMDRPMPMTLAEIGPGRGTLMADMLRTLDRLDTGFVTRARIALIEASPRLAALQKERLASGRGRPTWFSEIAALPATPLVIVGNELFDALPVRQFVRTAQGWPERVVGLDNDGALRFMAGAAGIDPALLPHGAMDAPEGAIFETAPAREALMAGISARIVRDGGAALFIDYGHLRPGLGDTLQAVRKHAYDDALANPGEADLTSHVDFFALARIAQAHGLEVRTTTQGAFLVGLGLLERAGALGAAADEATRERLRGEVERLAGPEAMGDLFKVLCVTRKGTVLPPFAAQG from the coding sequence ATGACGGCGCTGAAGGAGCGGCTGCGGGAGCTCATCGCCGCCGCGGGCCCGATCTCCGTTTCCGACTACATGGCGTCCTGCCTGTTCGACCCGGACGCCGGCTACTACACAACCCGCGAGCCGTTCGGCGTCGCGGGCGACTTCACCACCGCGCCGGAGATCAGCCAGATGTTCGGCGAGCTGGTCGCGGTCTGGGCCTATTCGGCCTGGGCGGCCATGGACCGGCCGATGCCGATGACGCTGGCCGAGATCGGCCCCGGCCGCGGCACGCTGATGGCCGATATGCTGCGCACGCTCGACCGGCTCGACACCGGCTTCGTCACCCGCGCGCGCATCGCGCTGATCGAGGCGAGCCCGCGCCTCGCCGCGCTCCAGAAGGAGCGGCTCGCCAGCGGGCGCGGCCGGCCGACATGGTTCTCCGAGATCGCTGCGCTTCCCGCGACGCCGCTCGTCATCGTCGGCAACGAGCTGTTCGACGCGCTGCCGGTGCGCCAGTTCGTCAGGACGGCGCAGGGCTGGCCCGAGCGCGTGGTCGGCCTCGATAACGACGGCGCGCTCCGCTTCATGGCCGGCGCGGCCGGCATCGACCCCGCCCTCCTGCCGCACGGGGCCATGGATGCGCCCGAAGGCGCGATCTTCGAGACCGCCCCGGCGCGCGAGGCGCTGATGGCCGGGATTTCCGCCCGCATCGTCCGCGACGGCGGCGCGGCGCTGTTCATCGACTACGGCCATCTCCGGCCGGGGCTCGGCGACACGCTGCAAGCGGTGCGCAAGCATGCCTATGACGACGCTCTCGCCAATCCCGGCGAGGCGGATTTGACAAGCCATGTCGATTTCTTCGCCCTTGCCCGTATCGCGCAGGCGCACGGCCTCGAGGTACGGACGACGACGCAGGGCGCTTTCCTCGTCGGCCTCGGCCTTCTGGAGCGCGCCGGGGCGCTCGGCGCGGCGGCGGACGAGGCCACGCGCGAGCGGTTGCGCGGCGAGGTCGAGCGGCTGGCCGGGCCGGAGGCGATGGGCGATCTTTTCAAGGTGCTGTGCGTCACGCGCAAGGGGACGGTGCTGCCGCCATTTGCCGCGCAGGGCTGA
- the pgeF gene encoding peptidoglycan editing factor PgeF, producing the protein MHDSVKPDPIRSPALEKLARQGLRHGFFTRAGGVSDGIYRGLNAGVGSQDARENVVENRARIAATLGVAPQNLLSLYQIHSPDALVVREPFDGERPKADALVTDRPGLALGVLTADCGPVLYADAEAGVIGAAHAGWKGALTGVLESTIEAMEKLGARRQRIVAVLGPSIGPDNYEVGPEFVDRFAAASAANGDYFRPSPKPGHALFDLNRYTLDRLSQAGVTAHGIDRCTYAEEESFFSYRRATHRGEGDYGRQISAIVLEDR; encoded by the coding sequence ATGCACGACAGCGTAAAACCGGACCCGATCCGGTCCCCCGCGCTCGAAAAGCTGGCGCGACAAGGGCTGAGGCACGGTTTCTTCACCCGTGCCGGCGGCGTGTCGGACGGCATCTATCGCGGGCTGAACGCCGGCGTCGGCTCGCAGGATGCGCGCGAGAACGTCGTCGAGAACCGTGCACGAATCGCCGCGACGCTCGGCGTCGCGCCGCAGAACCTGCTCAGCCTCTACCAGATCCACTCGCCCGACGCGCTCGTCGTGCGCGAGCCGTTCGATGGCGAGCGGCCGAAGGCCGACGCGCTCGTCACCGACCGGCCGGGGCTGGCGCTCGGCGTGCTGACTGCCGATTGCGGCCCGGTCCTCTACGCCGATGCGGAAGCCGGCGTGATCGGCGCGGCCCATGCCGGCTGGAAGGGCGCGCTGACCGGAGTTCTCGAATCGACCATCGAGGCGATGGAGAAGCTCGGCGCGCGGCGCCAGCGTATCGTCGCCGTGCTCGGCCCGTCCATCGGGCCGGACAATTACGAGGTCGGGCCGGAATTCGTCGACCGTTTCGCCGCCGCCTCGGCCGCGAACGGCGATTATTTCCGGCCGTCCCCCAAGCCGGGGCATGCGCTTTTCGACCTGAACCGCTATACGCTCGACCGTCTCTCACAGGCCGGCGTGACGGCGCACGGCATCGACCGCTGCACCTATGCCGAGGAGGAGAGCTTCTTCTCCTACCGGCGCGCGACGCACCGGGGCGAAGGCGACTACGGAAGACAGATTTCGGCAATCGTGCTGGAGGACCGCTGA
- a CDS encoding ATP-binding protein, which yields MPKRLYARSLIIVIAPMILLQSVIAFVFMERHWQTVTERLSTAVTRDIAAIIDMIETWPQDRDLAEVARIAQERLQLKIDLLPPDPLPSPGSKPFFSILDYSLGQQITRQINRPFWLDTVGDSSIVEIRIRLDDKVLRVFARRSHTYASNTHIFLLWMVGTSLVLIAIAVAFLRNQIRPILNLAEAAESFGKGRPMPSNFKPRGADEVRRAGLAFIQMRERIERQIEQRTAMLSGVSHDLRTILTRFKLQLALGGSKADRDALNQDVDDMQSMLEGYLAFARGETGESAVSFDLAGFLEKQVEEARLRKRQLRTSLTGDPEITVKPNAFSRLLSNLIGNALRYAKTVEVDATHAGGVLLIVVDDDGPGIPPDKREEVFKPFVRLDDARNQDSGGTGLGLSIARDIARSHGGDIALEDSPLGGLRAVISIPA from the coding sequence ATGCCGAAGCGGCTCTACGCCCGCTCGCTCATCATCGTCATCGCGCCGATGATCCTGCTCCAGTCGGTCATCGCCTTCGTCTTCATGGAACGCCACTGGCAGACCGTCACCGAGCGGCTGTCGACGGCCGTCACCCGCGACATCGCCGCCATCATCGACATGATCGAGACCTGGCCGCAGGACCGCGACCTCGCCGAGGTCGCCCGCATCGCCCAGGAACGGCTCCAGCTCAAGATCGACCTCCTGCCGCCCGACCCGCTGCCCTCGCCCGGCTCGAAGCCGTTCTTCTCCATCCTCGACTATTCGCTCGGCCAGCAGATCACCCGCCAGATCAACCGGCCGTTCTGGCTCGACACGGTCGGCGATTCCTCGATCGTCGAAATCCGCATCCGGCTCGACGACAAGGTGTTGCGCGTCTTCGCCCGGCGCAGCCACACCTACGCCTCCAACACCCACATCTTCCTGTTGTGGATGGTCGGCACCTCGCTGGTGCTGATCGCCATCGCCGTCGCCTTCCTGCGCAACCAGATCCGGCCGATCCTCAATCTGGCCGAGGCGGCCGAGAGCTTCGGCAAGGGCCGGCCGATGCCGAGCAACTTCAAGCCGCGCGGCGCCGACGAGGTGCGCCGGGCCGGCCTCGCCTTCATCCAGATGCGCGAGCGCATCGAGCGCCAGATCGAGCAGCGCACCGCGATGTTGAGCGGGGTGAGCCACGACCTGCGCACCATTCTCACCCGGTTCAAGCTCCAGCTCGCCCTCGGCGGCTCCAAGGCCGACCGCGACGCGCTCAACCAGGACGTCGACGACATGCAGTCGATGCTGGAGGGTTATCTCGCCTTCGCCCGTGGCGAGACCGGGGAAAGCGCCGTCAGCTTCGACCTCGCCGGCTTCCTCGAGAAGCAGGTCGAGGAAGCGCGCCTGCGCAAGCGCCAGCTGCGCACGTCGCTGACCGGCGACCCCGAGATCACCGTCAAGCCCAACGCCTTCTCGCGGCTGCTTTCCAACCTGATCGGCAACGCTCTGCGCTATGCGAAGACCGTCGAGGTCGACGCCACCCATGCCGGCGGCGTGCTGCTCATCGTCGTCGACGACGACGGGCCCGGCATTCCGCCGGACAAGCGCGAGGAGGTGTTCAAGCCCTTCGTGCGCCTCGACGACGCGCGCAACCAGGATTCGGGCGGCACCGGGCTCGGTCTCTCCATCGCCCGCGACATCGCCCGCAGCCATGGCGGCGACATCGCGCTGGAGGACAGCCCGCTCGGCGGCCTGCGCGCCGTCATCTCGATTCCGGCCTAA
- a CDS encoding glycosyltransferase family 2 protein codes for MTGSRLPVSAYVICCDEVAWLGGCIESLSDCAEIIIVDSGSTDGTLALIEDYIGKGYPIRLFERPWPGYAAQKQFALDQCSQPWCLSLDADERLDEALREELGRLVTASAGVNAWRLDFRLSLYAYGYVPEAVRYGASVRLTRRGFAAYATDTLVHESLFVEGEFRTAPRGKILHARALPLEEQIVKEKTYANLKAKQLLRKGKSPRFFRLVFNPPLYFLKLYLAKRFFLCGWPGFIHAATGAAYAFMAEAMLYQKYRAARRPDTFDPGS; via the coding sequence ATGACCGGTTCGCGCCTGCCCGTTTCCGCCTATGTCATATGCTGCGACGAGGTCGCCTGGCTCGGCGGCTGCATCGAGAGCCTTTCCGATTGCGCCGAGATAATCATCGTCGATTCGGGCTCGACCGACGGCACGCTGGCGCTGATCGAGGACTATATCGGCAAGGGCTATCCGATACGTCTGTTCGAGAGGCCATGGCCCGGTTACGCCGCGCAGAAGCAGTTCGCGCTCGACCAGTGCAGCCAGCCCTGGTGCCTTTCGCTCGACGCGGACGAGCGCCTCGACGAGGCGCTGCGGGAGGAACTCGGTCGCCTTGTCACAGCGTCCGCCGGCGTCAATGCGTGGCGCCTCGATTTCCGCCTGTCGCTCTACGCCTACGGCTACGTGCCGGAGGCGGTGCGCTACGGCGCGTCCGTGCGGCTGACGCGGCGCGGCTTCGCCGCCTACGCCACCGACACGCTGGTGCATGAGAGCCTTTTCGTCGAGGGCGAGTTCCGCACGGCCCCGCGCGGAAAGATCCTCCACGCCCGCGCGCTGCCGCTGGAGGAGCAGATCGTCAAGGAAAAGACCTACGCCAACCTCAAGGCCAAGCAGTTGCTGCGCAAGGGGAAGTCGCCGCGCTTCTTCCGGCTGGTCTTCAACCCGCCGCTCTATTTCCTGAAGCTCTACCTCGCCAAGCGGTTCTTCCTGTGCGGCTGGCCGGGCTTCATCCACGCGGCGACGGGCGCGGCCTATGCCTTCATGGCCGAGGCGATGCTCTACCAGAAATACCGCGCCGCGCGACGGCCGGACACTTTCGACCCCGGTTCCTAG
- a CDS encoding YbjN domain-containing protein: MNLLELDIARDLHPVDVIEHVATMNDWSFERTGDDEIAISVAGTYANYHVSFSWMEDFEALHLACAFDLKVPEARTLEVMRLLSLINEQMLIGHFDLWEQEGAIMFRQALLLAGGAEPTSQQVEVLLSSALEACECYYPAFQFVVWSGTNAREALANVLFETQGTC, encoded by the coding sequence ATGAATCTTCTGGAACTCGACATTGCCCGCGACCTTCATCCGGTGGATGTCATCGAGCATGTCGCCACGATGAACGACTGGTCCTTCGAGCGCACCGGCGACGACGAGATCGCGATTTCGGTCGCCGGCACCTATGCCAACTACCACGTCTCGTTTTCGTGGATGGAGGATTTCGAGGCGCTGCATCTGGCCTGCGCCTTCGACCTCAAGGTGCCGGAGGCACGCACGCTGGAGGTGATGCGGCTGCTCTCGCTCATCAACGAGCAGATGCTGATCGGCCATTTCGACCTGTGGGAGCAGGAGGGCGCGATCATGTTCCGCCAGGCGCTGCTGCTCGCCGGCGGCGCGGAGCCGACCAGCCAGCAGGTCGAGGTGCTGCTTTCCTCGGCGCTGGAGGCCTGCGAATGCTACTATCCGGCGTTCCAGTTCGTCGTCTGGTCTGGCACCAACGCGCGTGAGGCGCTGGCGAACGTTTTGTTCGAGACGCAAGGGACCTGCTGA